The genomic region GCGTCCCCAGAAGTGCCGGCTGGCGCGATCATCCTGGCGGTGAGGGCAACCGCGCCCAGACCAATCGCAACCCCGCCGGCCCCGGCGGTCAGCGCCTCCAGGCTCGCCAAGCGCAGCAACTGCGCCACGGACGCCCCGCGGATGCGCAGGAGCGCCTGCTCGCGCCGCCGCCGGTCCGCCCCGGATGCCGCAATGGCAAACGTCAACAGCATCGCGAGAACCACACCGGGGAGGCCGAGGAACACGAAAAGCACCTCTGCGTAAAGGGCGTCTGCGCGCGCGCCGAACAGCCGGGCCGCCAGATTGTCCGCGACGATACCGCTTCCCGCAATCAGTGCTTCCAGGTGATGGGCGCGCCCCAGCACGTCTGTGTACGCCTGCACCGGATCGGGTGCCAGATTGTGCGCGATGCGGACGTGGAGCTGGGTCCGCACCGAATCCGGCCGCACCATGGCCTGCGGGTCGAAGAGCCGGTGCCACTGGGCGAGGGCCAGGAACACCACGTTGTCGGGCGGCGCCTGCGGCGCGACGCTGGGCGGAACGCCCGCGGCCTGAAAGAAGGAATCGGCGTAGGGGCGAGCGACGACGCCGTCGACGGTCACGGACACCGGCGGCAGGCCCATCCGGAGGATCGTGATGCGGTCACCGATCGTGACGTGCAGGTTGGCCGCCATCTGCTGCCCCAAGAGGACGCCTTCTGGGGACCCAATGAGCTGCCGGAGCTCGGCTGGGAACCGCGTGCGATACTGCGGGCCGAGTCCCACGACCTTGCCGGGGCCCGTCGTCTGCACGGTGCCCTCGGTCCGAGCGGAAAACCCAGCGGCGTCGGCGTAGCCCACGGGCTCGACCGCCGAGTACGCCGTCGCCCGGCCCAACGCCGCCATCACCGCGTTCGGATCGGCACCGGGAACGAGCTGGACCTGCCAGTCGACCGGCACCGCAGCGACTGCGCGCCAGGTCATCGAGGCCATCCCGGACGCGATGAAGCTCCCGATCGACGCGAGCAGCGCGACCGTGAGGGCGACCCCCGCCATCGCGCCGAGGAGGCGGCCCGAAATCCCCGTGAGGAGGCCCTTGAGCCAGAGCAGCCCGAGGATCACTCCGTCACCTTCAGTACGCCGTGGCGGATGCGCCACACCGTGTCCATCCGGGCGGCCACCGCGGGATCGTGCGTGGCCATGACCAACGCGACCGGCGTATCCGCGAGTGATGCTTCGATCGCATCGAGCACGTGCCCGGCGGTGAGGTGGTCGAGCTGGCCCGTGGGCTCGTCCGCCAGGATCAGCGCGGGTCTACTGCCCAGCGCCCGCGCGATCGCCACCCGCTGTGCCTGGCCCCCGGACAGTTCCTCAGGCAGCTTGTTGGCGACGTCGGTAAGGCCTATGCGCTCGAGCGCGTCCCGCGCCGCGTCGCGGGCGAAGCCCGGGGTGACATCCTGGCGCAGCAGCAAGGGCAGTTCCACGTTCTCGAGAGCCGTGAGCGCCGGCAGCAGGCTCGGCATCTGAAAGACCAACGCCACCCGGGCCGGCCGCAGGGTCGCGCGCGCCCCAAGCGCCGGCCAGGAGATCTCGCCCGAGGTCGGGCTCTCCAAGCCGCCCATGAGGTGCAGCAGCGTCGACTTCCCGCTCCCCGACGGCCCCACCACCGCGATGCGGTCACCCGACATGACCGTGCACGTGGCGGAGGCGAGCGCGATCACGGCGGCCGCGCCCTGGTGGTACGTCCGCCTGACCTCGCGTGCCACCACAAGGGCCTCGCTCGCGCGCACCGCCGGCGTCAGGCCGGGGGCAGCCTGCCGCACCATTCTCGGACGAACCGAGCTCGTGCCTCCACGCAGTTCCGTCGCGAAGTTAGGCATCAACAACCCTCCCATCCAGCAGGCGGATGATACGGTCCGCCCTTGCCGCCAGCGCGTCGCTGTGGGTCGCGATGAGAGTGGCGCCGCCAGCGCGACGCCGCGTGTCAAAGAGGTTCAGAATCTCCGCCTCGGTCTCGGCATCGACCTCGCCGGTGGGCTCGTCCGCCAGCAGCACGACCGGTGCCGCCGCCAGGGCGACCGCGAGGCCGGCCCGCGCGGCCTCGCCCCCGGAAAGCCGGGAGGGGCGCGCTCGGCGGCGTCCGTGCAGGCCGACCGCGGCGATCACTTCACTGAGACGCCGCGCGTCGAACTTGCCCGCGAGGCGCATGCCCAGGGCAACGTTGTCCTCCACTGAGAGGTGATCGAAGAGATTGCCCGACTGCAACAGGATGCCGATCCCGGCCGCCCGCATGGCCGCCCGCTCCGCCTCAGGGCGGCGCGTCAGGCGCCGGCCGAGCAACGTTACGCATCCGCCATCCGGTTCGTCGAGGCCGGCAAGACACGCGAGCAATGTGGACTTGCCGCTTCCCGACGGCCCGACGAGAGCCACAAGGTCCCCGGCGTCGACGTGCAGGCTCACGCCACGGAGCGCCCGGGTCTCGTCGTCCCGAGTGTGGTAGAAGCGATAGAGGTCGAACGCCTCCAAGACGACCATGCTATAGCCACCTGAAGCTCCGAGCCATGCGCCCCCATTGGTCGACATTGTCCGCTCCGACGGGCGCCCACAGCGTGAGCGTCGCCAACTGCCCACTCTTGAAGAAGAGGTAGGCGCTGTTCTCGAGACGCACCCGCCGATTGGTCACAGGGTCGGGCCCCGAGGTTGACGTGTATTCCACAAGGACGGTCGTGCCGCTCGGGAGATGCACGTTCTGGACCTTTGTGACGTGCACCGCCGGACCGGACTGCGGGAGTGCGGCGACCACCTCCGCGCGGGTCCGATCGGCAGAGGGCGCCCGCGCCGCGTGTGTGATGGTGACCTGCACGCCGTCGAACTTGTCCGTGAACTGCACGTCCGGGCCGCGCGTGGTGCGCGCCCATCCCTCGGGTACCTGGAGCTCGTAGCCGCCCGCGCTCGACCGGTACACCACGAATGCCTGCGTGTCGGGGATATCACCCGGAGGGTTCGCTTGTGCGGTCTTCACCGTGCCGGACGCTCCGACAGCGACCGATACGCCTCCAGGCGAGCCGATGGTGAGCAGAAGACATCCCAGCACCACCCCAGCGAGCGGCGCCCATGCCTTTCGTGGCGTCCTCATCATCCTCCCACCTTCCTGCCGATCATGTTTGCGTGAGCATGTCACCTTGGTATGCCGCCCCGTGGGGGGTGGTGCCGGCCATGGCCCTGCGGCGAATGCGGCGCAGGGGCTCGGGCAAGCGCGCGGGCCCGAGCCCCTGAGGACGAGCCCCTGAGGGGGGATGGGCTTAATCCTCCGCGCCGCTCTCCTGCTCACTTGCCCCCTCATGCTCGGTCCCCATGCGCGTGGCGATTTCCTGATGTACGATCTTGGCCGTGCCGGCATCGACCTTGACGTCGTGGATTGTCCTAGTGGCGGATCGGATCTCGACCGAGTAGACAAGACAGCCGTTCTCACTGTCCAGTTCGGACCGGAGCAGCGTGCCGGGAACGGCGGCCTGCGCCACCTGCTGCGCCTGCGCGAGCGTGATCTTCGCCTGCCCGACCACGCTTGCGTCGTTGGCGTTCGGCGCGACCTTGATACTACAGGCGTACGTGGGCTGCTCGACCTGGGTGGTCTGATGGGTCCCCTGCGCTAGCACCGGGCTACCGCTGGCTAGGGCGAACCCCGTGACCACCCCGACCGCCAGCGTCTCCAGCATCGTCGACCGCATTGTCGCTCACCATCCTCGGTATCTGAGTGTCGAAGATATCTCTTCGCGTTCCTCACGCTACCATGGGAAGATGAACCGGTCATGAAAGACAGATGAAAGGTCGCTCACGGAACTTGGAGGGAAACCGATTTTCATCATCCTTTCATCTCTGAAGCGTAACGTGTGGAAGGACCCCCGAGGTCGGATGGTGCACGCGATGGAGATCGACCGCTTTGCGTCACGACAGTACGGCGGCTATCGAGGACACTGCGGATTCCTGCCCGATGATCGTGTTGCGTATGATCCCAGAGATGGTCTCTCGGCTCAGGCAGGAGCTTCTGCTCTCACGCTGATGGGCCACACGCCGGCGTGAGCAGCGGC from bacterium harbors:
- a CDS encoding ABC transporter ATP-binding protein; this translates as MVVLEAFDLYRFYHTRDDETRALRGVSLHVDAGDLVALVGPSGSGKSTLLACLAGLDEPDGGCVTLLGRRLTRRPEAERAAMRAAGIGILLQSGNLFDHLSVEDNVALGMRLAGKFDARRLSEVIAAVGLHGRRRARPSRLSGGEAARAGLAVALAAAPVVLLADEPTGEVDAETEAEILNLFDTRRRAGGATLIATHSDALAARADRIIRLLDGRVVDA
- a CDS encoding PepSY domain-containing protein, which codes for MRSTMLETLAVGVVTGFALASGSPVLAQGTHQTTQVEQPTYACSIKVAPNANDASVVGQAKITLAQAQQVAQAAVPGTLLRSELDSENGCLVYSVEIRSATRTIHDVKVDAGTAKIVHQEIATRMGTEHEGASEQESGAED
- a CDS encoding ABC transporter ATP-binding protein, whose translation is MPNFATELRGGTSSVRPRMVRQAAPGLTPAVRASEALVVAREVRRTYHQGAAAVIALASATCTVMSGDRIAVVGPSGSGKSTLLHLMGGLESPTSGEISWPALGARATLRPARVALVFQMPSLLPALTALENVELPLLLRQDVTPGFARDAARDALERIGLTDVANKLPEELSGGQAQRVAIARALGSRPALILADEPTGQLDHLTAGHVLDAIEASLADTPVALVMATHDPAVAARMDTVWRIRHGVLKVTE
- a CDS encoding PsbP-related protein, coding for MRTPRKAWAPLAGVVLGCLLLTIGSPGGVSVAVGASGTVKTAQANPPGDIPDTQAFVVYRSSAGGYELQVPEGWARTTRGPDVQFTDKFDGVQVTITHAARAPSADRTRAEVVAALPQSGPAVHVTKVQNVHLPSGTTVLVEYTSTSGPDPVTNRRVRLENSAYLFFKSGQLATLTLWAPVGADNVDQWGRMARSFRWL